Proteins encoded in a region of the Stieleria neptunia genome:
- a CDS encoding methanogen output domain 1-containing protein: MRHQPELPVINQLPVDLARGGFMRTLLRELSGTLQDVVGLDQAAGFVAVVGQRMGEQINEMYRTAAGGDRFNAQQVGEVLVDLKRRIEGDFYIISQDDEKIVLGNRRCPFGDDVADRPALCMMTSNVFGLITAENLGYAKVSIEEAIARGDEGCRVVVYLKQSPESRSADGREYFSEELGQGANLDT, translated from the coding sequence ATGCGTCATCAGCCTGAACTCCCGGTGATCAATCAATTGCCCGTCGACCTGGCTCGCGGCGGTTTTATGCGAACGCTGTTGCGCGAGTTATCCGGGACGCTGCAAGACGTTGTCGGTTTGGATCAGGCGGCCGGGTTTGTGGCGGTGGTCGGCCAGCGGATGGGAGAACAGATCAACGAGATGTACCGAACCGCGGCCGGCGGCGATCGCTTCAATGCTCAGCAGGTCGGCGAGGTTCTCGTGGATTTGAAACGGCGCATCGAAGGTGATTTCTATATCATCTCCCAAGACGACGAGAAAATTGTGCTCGGAAATCGCCGTTGTCCCTTTGGCGACGACGTGGCGGATCGACCGGCACTGTGCATGATGACGTCCAACGTGTTCGGTTTGATTACCGCTGAAAATCTCGGCTATGCGAAAGTCTCGATCGAGGAAGCGATCGCGCGTGGCGATGAGGGGTGTCGGGTGGTGGTTTATTTAAAACAATCGCCGGAAAGTAGATCGGCCGACGGGCGTGAATACTTTTCCGAAGAACTCGGTCAGGGTGCGAATCTTGACACCTGA
- a CDS encoding DUF1552 domain-containing protein: MIHRRNMLQGIAAGVGAAFAPSILTERLLASPAASVPALGNSTPKRIVFFMQNQGFDPKTCIPSGMKNSGSLGKAKLPEPISPLEPYKDRLHIINGLHGLHTSPSHSAFFGALGGYRGSDGVPPSAATIDYELSKVLPQTLLPHLCIGMDSIENMTTKPTLATLSASGAGQPIFMHSNPNHLFQMLYGGISTGDIRTQHEARTSLMLQIEQFAAAKGRALPAADSQRYGQYVQGFQEANGLRDRLGAVSDHLRKFAPEVDERYTNPEFETDWHDRLLDLGISALTSGITNTLTIGSGRGEIFGAWKGLGVEQQGHNLGHMDQPDNPIWIKIRQYNSRMLVRIMEALESVPEGSGTMMDHTLIVYTSNNADKQHTNGANWPVMLLGNLDGAFKSGCFTQLDGKRPINALYASLLRAVGQNVDRFNMDEKQAMKFDAGNGPLKEVLA; encoded by the coding sequence ATGATCCACCGTAGAAACATGCTGCAAGGAATCGCAGCTGGCGTCGGCGCTGCTTTTGCTCCTTCGATTCTCACCGAGCGTTTGTTGGCATCGCCCGCGGCCAGCGTTCCCGCCCTCGGCAATTCGACTCCCAAGCGAATCGTCTTCTTCATGCAGAACCAGGGCTTCGATCCCAAGACCTGCATTCCGAGCGGGATGAAGAACAGCGGTTCGCTGGGCAAGGCCAAATTGCCCGAACCGATCAGTCCACTGGAACCCTACAAGGATCGGTTGCACATCATCAATGGTCTGCACGGTCTGCACACCAGTCCCTCGCACAGTGCGTTCTTCGGCGCCTTGGGCGGCTATCGGGGTAGCGACGGTGTGCCACCGAGTGCCGCGACGATCGATTACGAATTGAGCAAGGTGCTGCCGCAGACGCTGCTGCCGCACCTCTGCATCGGCATGGACTCGATCGAGAACATGACGACGAAGCCGACGCTTGCGACGCTGTCCGCCAGCGGCGCCGGTCAACCGATCTTCATGCACTCCAACCCGAACCATCTGTTTCAGATGTTGTACGGCGGCATCTCGACCGGTGACATTCGAACGCAGCACGAAGCGCGGACGAGCTTGATGTTGCAAATCGAACAGTTCGCCGCGGCCAAGGGGCGAGCGCTTCCGGCGGCCGACAGCCAGCGTTACGGTCAATACGTCCAAGGTTTCCAGGAAGCCAATGGCTTGCGCGATCGACTCGGCGCGGTCAGCGACCACCTCCGTAAGTTCGCACCCGAGGTGGACGAGCGCTACACCAATCCCGAATTCGAAACCGACTGGCACGATCGTTTGCTGGACCTGGGGATTTCGGCGCTGACCTCTGGCATCACCAACACGCTGACGATCGGTTCGGGTCGCGGCGAGATCTTCGGAGCATGGAAAGGACTGGGCGTCGAGCAACAGGGTCACAACCTGGGGCACATGGACCAGCCGGACAACCCGATCTGGATCAAGATCCGCCAGTACAACAGCCGCATGCTGGTCCGGATCATGGAAGCGCTCGAGAGTGTTCCCGAGGGCAGCGGCACGATGATGGACCACACGTTGATCGTGTACACCAGCAACAACGCCGACAAGCAGCACACCAACGGTGCGAACTGGCCGGTGATGTTGTTGGGCAACCTTGACGGCGCCTTCAAGTCCGGCTGCTTCACCCAGTTGGATGGCAAACGTCCGATCAACGCGCTGTACGCGAGTCTGTTGCGCGCCGTCGGCCAGAACGTCGATCGCTTCAACATGGACGAGAAACAGGCCATGAAGTTCGACGCCGGCAACGGACCGCTGAAAGAAGTGTTGGCGTAA
- a CDS encoding DUF1588 domain-containing protein, translated as MYPFGKTSSANAETYTPGQPPKEDFESFAGAFLADHCIDCHGETAPEGDLSLHDLGPVDEINAGTWRSVWAQVSLQEMPPPDASELEVVDRLQFSDWIVAELSRVMQDKGGFHDHRDPNKGNFIDHDLLFAALPEEIRLVPTSSPARIWRVTPQEHITRLNDLINTEPEYDPGKPGLRTHGDVVPTNHGGELKLYFGVDRIIKWQGGTVAYATSVKSVPAILSSARKHGLENYPDFYTVNSAEATQILDVADDIIRYMAEGPLSIAQPYQITDDPASIADKMVGDLRGLPTSLVYSTKVVRPLTPVYDLMKEDGVSDERVRRAVDFLFEALTYRPPTERESNQYLQMVNESIQKLGKEDGAALGLSSIFLDRDALFRPELVEYGSPDPHGRVMLQDWELGLAVNHALRYIKPDEALRTAVLEGRMRTRDDVRREVQRMLADDTIRKPRILRFFRDYFDYDLGGYICKDNQALAATGVSARGVSHYRAMFDATASTDRLVELILQEDKDVLKQLLTTDKVVATKTDEVYFGRKRTKEEQAAAVAEAKRAEAEAKKKDNAALKSAREALAELEQWLKENPDEDTAKKQKELAAKKKAVTAAEKARAATVRQFRLENEKLGIAAADLSGPKIFARVSRRSFGTGSMKPERVLATAPEGQRLGILTHPSWLVSHSDAMDNHAILRGRWIRERLLGGGIPDVPITVDAMLPDEPHSTLRQRMRVTRETYCWTCHEKMDPLGLPFEMYNHAGVYRTLELDKPVDTTGEIIDSGDPALDGKVADAIEMIRKLAESERTEQVFVRHAFRFWMGRNETLHDAPVLQDAHRAYKESGGSMNALITSLLTSDAFLYRTRSEPGMLAESR; from the coding sequence ATGTATCCGTTCGGCAAGACGTCTTCGGCAAACGCCGAGACTTACACGCCGGGGCAACCTCCGAAGGAGGACTTTGAGAGCTTTGCCGGGGCGTTTCTTGCCGACCACTGCATCGACTGTCATGGCGAGACGGCACCGGAGGGCGATCTGTCGCTGCACGATCTGGGGCCGGTTGACGAGATCAACGCCGGCACCTGGAGAAGCGTGTGGGCGCAGGTCTCGTTGCAGGAGATGCCGCCGCCGGACGCATCGGAGCTTGAAGTCGTCGACCGGCTGCAGTTCTCCGATTGGATCGTCGCCGAGTTGTCACGCGTCATGCAGGACAAGGGTGGTTTCCATGATCACCGTGACCCGAATAAAGGCAACTTCATTGATCACGACTTGTTGTTCGCCGCGTTGCCCGAGGAGATTCGCTTGGTGCCGACGTCATCGCCGGCCCGGATCTGGCGGGTGACGCCGCAAGAGCACATCACGCGTCTGAATGATCTGATCAACACGGAACCGGAATACGATCCGGGCAAACCGGGGCTGCGGACACACGGCGACGTCGTGCCGACCAACCACGGCGGTGAACTGAAGCTGTACTTCGGCGTCGATCGCATCATCAAGTGGCAAGGCGGCACGGTGGCCTACGCCACGTCGGTCAAAAGCGTTCCCGCGATTCTGTCGTCGGCTCGCAAACACGGGCTGGAAAACTATCCCGATTTCTACACGGTCAACAGCGCCGAAGCGACGCAAATCTTGGACGTCGCCGACGACATCATTCGGTACATGGCCGAAGGTCCGCTGAGTATCGCCCAGCCCTATCAGATCACGGACGATCCCGCATCGATTGCCGACAAGATGGTGGGGGATCTTCGCGGCTTGCCCACCAGTCTGGTCTACAGCACCAAGGTCGTCCGCCCGCTGACGCCCGTCTATGACCTGATGAAAGAAGACGGCGTCTCAGACGAACGTGTCCGCCGCGCGGTCGACTTTCTGTTCGAGGCGTTGACCTACAGGCCGCCGACCGAGCGGGAGTCGAATCAGTACCTGCAGATGGTCAACGAATCGATCCAGAAGCTCGGCAAAGAAGATGGAGCCGCCCTGGGGCTGTCGTCGATTTTTCTGGATCGTGACGCGCTGTTCCGGCCGGAACTTGTCGAGTACGGTTCGCCGGACCCGCACGGTCGCGTCATGCTGCAGGACTGGGAACTCGGTCTGGCCGTCAATCATGCGCTGCGGTACATCAAGCCCGATGAAGCGTTGCGGACGGCGGTCCTGGAAGGACGCATGCGGACCCGGGACGATGTTCGCCGCGAGGTCCAACGGATGCTCGCCGACGACACGATCCGAAAGCCTCGCATCCTGCGGTTCTTTCGCGATTACTTCGATTACGACCTGGGCGGCTACATTTGCAAGGACAACCAAGCGCTCGCCGCTACCGGTGTTAGCGCGCGGGGCGTCTCACACTACCGCGCCATGTTCGACGCCACCGCCAGCACCGATCGTCTGGTCGAGCTGATCCTGCAAGAAGACAAAGATGTACTGAAGCAACTGCTGACCACGGACAAGGTGGTCGCCACTAAGACCGACGAGGTCTATTTCGGCCGAAAACGTACCAAGGAAGAACAAGCCGCGGCGGTGGCAGAGGCCAAACGGGCCGAGGCCGAGGCAAAAAAGAAGGACAACGCCGCGCTGAAGTCGGCGAGAGAGGCATTGGCCGAACTCGAGCAGTGGTTGAAAGAGAATCCGGACGAAGACACGGCGAAGAAACAGAAAGAGCTGGCGGCGAAAAAGAAGGCGGTGACGGCGGCCGAAAAGGCGCGAGCAGCAACCGTCAGACAGTTTCGACTCGAAAACGAAAAGCTCGGCATCGCCGCGGCAGACCTGTCCGGGCCGAAGATCTTTGCCCGCGTCAGTCGTCGCAGCTTTGGCACCGGGTCGATGAAACCCGAACGAGTCCTCGCCACCGCACCCGAAGGCCAACGGTTGGGCATCCTGACCCATCCCAGCTGGCTCGTTTCGCATTCCGACGCGATGGACAATCACGCCATCTTGCGCGGCCGATGGATACGCGAACGACTGCTCGGCGGCGGCATTCCCGATGTGCCGATCACCGTCGATGCGATGCTGCCCGATGAACCCCACAGCACGCTGCGCCAGCGCATGCGGGTCACGCGGGAAACGTATTGCTGGACGTGTCACGAAAAAATGGATCCGCTCGGGTTGCCGTTCGAAATGTACAACCACGCCGGGGTGTATCGTACGCTGGAACTCGACAAACCCGTCGACACCACCGGCGAGATCATCGATTCGGGAGATCCGGCACTCGACGGCAAGGTCGCCGATGCGATCGAGATGATCCGAAAACTCGCCGAGAGCGAACGTACCGAACAGGTTTTCGTGCGTCACGCCTTTCGTTTTTGGATGGGCCGTAACGAAACACTCCACGACGCACCCGTGCTGCAAGACGCCCATCGAGCCTACAAGGAGAGCGGCGGCAGCATGAACGCGCTGATCACCTCGCTGTTGACGTCGGACGCCTTCCTGTATCGCACACGCAGCGAACCCGGGATGTTGGCCGAATCCCGATAG
- a CDS encoding hybrid sensor histidine kinase/response regulator, whose translation MTPESFEKFANAFRDALLLVAPDGTIHAGNQQAATAIGVVDQTQLRHRDLAEVAGESAPRLKELLRLARRTSDETIGAIDLGDPSLSHRVIARRITGADERIFLMLRIEPQHIATRQFAALNEKFDQLNREIARRRAAELQLRTERDVAEFGRDIGIALVQSRRLDEALMRCTELMVSRLNAAFARIWLADEEQTELILIASSGLYTHVDGQHSRIRFGDYKIGRIAQRQRSHVTNRVIGDAEVHDQEWAKREGMIAFAGYPLIDDGVTVGVMAMFARHPIGESVTALLATVANGVALRIRKQSIEDGLARQTEALREADRRKDEFLAMLSHELRNPLVPVRSGLDLLVLSDSDHQDAIRMMQRQVEHLVRLVDDLLDVSRIMRGKVELRRERVQVAQLVEHARDMLRHTIDQAGHQLTIRLPEQPVWVEADPVRLTQVIENLLKNACKYTDHGGKLSITVTKQDDDQALIRVQDNGVGIEIDLLPQVFELFTQSTRTLERSQGGLGIGLTLVKNLVEMHGGTVSVTSDGLGTGSTFTVRLPCCHAPCEPDEAAVRSTANVISCPLRVLAVDDNRAARLMLEKIFEKLGAEEVATAEDGPSALEAFSTFRPNLVLLDIGLPGMDGYELARRIRQSATDDSFLLVALTGYGQHEDRQKSKLAGFDDHLVKPPSIDQLRQLLSHPRFNRS comes from the coding sequence TTGACACCTGAATCATTCGAGAAGTTCGCCAACGCGTTCAGGGATGCGCTGCTGCTGGTCGCGCCGGACGGCACCATCCATGCGGGCAATCAGCAGGCTGCGACGGCCATCGGTGTGGTCGATCAGACTCAATTGCGACATCGCGACCTGGCCGAGGTTGCTGGTGAATCAGCTCCGCGCTTGAAGGAGCTGTTAAGATTGGCGCGGCGGACGTCGGACGAGACGATCGGAGCGATTGATCTCGGTGATCCTTCCCTGTCGCACCGCGTGATCGCGCGACGAATCACGGGCGCCGACGAGCGAATTTTTCTAATGCTTCGCATCGAGCCACAACACATCGCGACTCGGCAGTTTGCGGCGTTGAACGAAAAGTTCGATCAACTCAATCGAGAAATCGCCCGCCGCCGGGCGGCGGAGTTGCAACTGCGAACGGAACGCGATGTGGCCGAATTCGGTCGTGATATCGGGATCGCACTGGTCCAGTCACGGCGGTTGGATGAGGCTTTAATGCGGTGCACGGAATTGATGGTCTCGCGTTTGAACGCTGCCTTTGCCCGGATCTGGCTGGCCGACGAAGAGCAAACCGAATTAATACTGATCGCCAGCAGCGGGCTTTACACGCACGTTGATGGGCAACACAGTCGAATCCGCTTTGGCGACTACAAGATCGGACGGATCGCGCAACGGCAACGATCGCACGTGACCAACCGAGTGATCGGGGACGCGGAAGTTCACGACCAGGAATGGGCCAAACGTGAAGGCATGATCGCCTTCGCCGGGTACCCATTGATTGACGATGGGGTGACCGTTGGTGTGATGGCGATGTTTGCCCGCCATCCCATCGGTGAATCGGTCACGGCTCTGCTCGCCACCGTTGCCAATGGCGTTGCACTGCGAATCCGTAAACAATCCATCGAAGACGGTCTGGCACGCCAAACCGAAGCGTTGCGGGAAGCAGACCGACGAAAGGACGAGTTTCTCGCCATGCTTTCGCACGAGTTGCGAAATCCTCTCGTGCCGGTCCGCTCCGGATTGGACCTGCTCGTGCTCAGCGACAGCGATCATCAAGACGCCATCCGAATGATGCAGCGCCAGGTCGAACATTTGGTTCGGTTGGTCGATGACTTGTTGGACGTCTCGCGAATCATGCGCGGCAAAGTCGAATTGCGACGCGAACGCGTGCAAGTTGCCCAATTGGTCGAACATGCTCGTGACATGTTACGTCATACGATTGATCAAGCCGGCCATCAACTGACGATTCGGCTTCCCGAGCAACCGGTTTGGGTGGAGGCAGATCCCGTTCGCCTGACCCAGGTCATCGAAAACTTGCTCAAGAACGCCTGCAAGTACACCGATCACGGAGGGAAGCTGTCGATCACGGTGACGAAGCAGGACGACGACCAGGCGTTGATCCGCGTCCAAGACAACGGGGTCGGCATTGAAATCGACCTGTTGCCGCAAGTGTTCGAACTGTTCACTCAATCAACCCGAACTCTGGAGCGATCGCAGGGTGGCCTGGGCATCGGGCTGACCCTGGTCAAAAACCTTGTCGAGATGCATGGCGGTACGGTGTCGGTCACAAGTGACGGGCTGGGGACCGGAAGCACCTTCACGGTCCGGTTGCCGTGCTGTCATGCTCCGTGTGAACCGGACGAGGCGGCGGTTCGCTCCACCGCAAACGTCATTTCTTGTCCTTTGCGGGTGCTCGCGGTCGATGACAATCGCGCCGCCCGATTGATGCTGGAAAAAATCTTTGAGAAGCTCGGTGCCGAAGAGGTCGCGACGGCCGAAGACGGACCCTCGGCGCTGGAGGCGTTTTCCACGTTTCGGCCCAACCTGGTGCTGTTGGACATCGGTTTGCCCGGGATGGACGGATACGAACTCGCCCGCCGAATCCGGCAATCGGCGACGGACGATTCGTTCCTGCTGGTCGCGCTGACCGGATACGGGCAACATGAAGATCGCCAAAAGTCAAAGCTCGCCGGATTCGATGATCACTTGGTTAAACCGCCCAGTATCGACCAGCTCCGACAACTGCTCAGCCATCCCCGATTCAACCGCAGCTAG
- a CDS encoding LamG domain-containing protein, whose protein sequence is MKSFLTVFLFLLVPAAIHAEDLDSKRQTVVSTPGLVAFWDFVKREPDGGHRFLAHVPSGSSTEYPLDVANYVKDYWGQGRAASYADFPLLGRGPFGQAIRIRKETDPNFRPFLFVPRSRLHDTPLDIKGDDRSVSVVVWAIRESGNHALAGIWHEGTDLHQKETAGIRKVERGQRQYALFAGLNKAGSACGHVSENGASSFLNKYALHKCNSLGQSPEVPADSSLDVLDRSWHCFAMTFDHRRDELTGWLDGQSGDRWLENPRRGGLLQSAYNAYMQGHWHRTPGKQPGEDPSFPKDQFYNPPEDHPLSVKVLSETADQRTEQREYRFTKVNVTLKANADGSFTETARDLVALRLNPWWYPHGIYTPSDDGSGGPFTIGRVIHSSRSVGFTGWIGGVAVFDRALSAEELATLTNLSQQ, encoded by the coding sequence ATGAAGAGTTTCCTCACGGTCTTTTTGTTCCTGCTCGTTCCCGCCGCGATCCATGCCGAGGATCTTGATTCCAAGCGACAAACAGTAGTCAGTACACCGGGGTTGGTCGCGTTCTGGGATTTTGTCAAACGAGAACCGGACGGCGGGCATCGCTTTCTGGCGCACGTTCCCAGCGGTTCGTCGACCGAGTATCCGCTCGACGTGGCGAATTACGTGAAGGATTACTGGGGACAGGGACGCGCGGCGTCGTATGCCGATTTTCCGTTGCTCGGACGGGGGCCGTTTGGACAGGCGATTCGAATTCGCAAAGAGACCGATCCGAATTTCAGACCGTTCTTGTTTGTGCCCCGTTCGCGACTGCACGACACACCACTGGATATCAAGGGCGACGACCGATCGGTTTCCGTGGTCGTGTGGGCGATTCGCGAGAGCGGGAATCATGCCCTGGCGGGAATCTGGCACGAAGGCACCGACCTGCACCAGAAAGAGACGGCCGGCATTCGCAAGGTGGAACGTGGACAGCGGCAATATGCGCTGTTTGCCGGACTGAACAAAGCCGGCAGCGCCTGTGGTCACGTTTCTGAAAATGGAGCCAGTTCGTTTTTGAACAAGTACGCGCTGCACAAATGCAATTCACTTGGTCAGTCACCCGAGGTTCCCGCCGATTCGTCGCTCGATGTCTTGGATCGCTCGTGGCATTGCTTCGCCATGACGTTCGATCACCGGCGCGATGAACTGACCGGTTGGCTGGATGGACAATCGGGCGATCGCTGGCTGGAAAACCCCCGTCGCGGTGGGCTGCTCCAATCCGCTTACAACGCCTACATGCAAGGCCACTGGCACCGCACGCCCGGCAAGCAGCCCGGCGAAGACCCGAGTTTTCCAAAAGACCAGTTCTACAATCCGCCCGAGGACCATCCCCTTTCCGTCAAAGTCCTCTCCGAGACGGCGGACCAGCGGACGGAACAGCGCGAGTACCGGTTCACCAAAGTCAACGTCACACTCAAGGCCAATGCCGACGGAAGCTTCACCGAAACCGCACGGGATCTGGTCGCGCTGAGGCTCAATCCGTGGTGGTACCCGCACGGCATCTACACGCCCAGCGACGACGGCAGTGGCGGCCCCTTCACCATCGGCCGCGTCATTCACAGCTCGCGCAGCGTCGGTTTTACCGGGTGGATCGGTGGCGTCGCGGTGTTTGATCGGGCATTGAGTGCCGAGGAGTTGGCGACGCTGACGAATCTATCCCAGCAGTAG
- the mscL gene encoding large conductance mechanosensitive channel protein MscL, whose amino-acid sequence MGIIQEFKKFALRGNMVDLAIGFTVGAAFTTVVKSLVNDIIMPPIGLLAGNADFSDLFWVLDIPDGVAEPEGGFQTLQAAQEAGAVTLNYGEFFNSCLALCIVAVAMFVIIRLINRLDEQLDEAFGEKPPEGEPSDKKCDFCRTAIAYRATRCPNCTSHLEVPSEAATS is encoded by the coding sequence ATGGGTATAATCCAGGAGTTCAAGAAGTTCGCCTTACGCGGCAACATGGTGGATCTGGCGATCGGGTTCACCGTCGGGGCCGCCTTCACGACGGTGGTCAAGTCACTCGTCAACGACATCATCATGCCGCCGATCGGTCTGTTGGCCGGCAACGCCGATTTCTCCGATTTGTTCTGGGTGCTGGACATCCCCGATGGAGTTGCGGAGCCGGAGGGCGGATTTCAAACGCTCCAGGCAGCCCAGGAGGCCGGTGCGGTGACGTTGAACTACGGCGAATTCTTCAATAGTTGCTTGGCGCTGTGCATCGTTGCGGTCGCAATGTTCGTCATCATTCGCCTGATCAATCGACTCGACGAGCAACTCGACGAAGCCTTTGGCGAAAAACCGCCTGAAGGCGAGCCGAGCGATAAGAAATGCGACTTCTGCCGGACCGCGATCGCCTATCGAGCGACCCGTTGTCCAAACTGCACGTCACATCTGGAAGTGCCCAGCGAAGCCGCCACATCGTAG
- a CDS encoding Dps family protein — translation MATAIQTQFKRDILDGETNEQVTSLLQQNLINLVDLALLMKQAHWNVFGPNFRSIHLQLDEIIATVRGGSDEVAERIAALGVAADGRSCTVAASSDLADYPREFVDVKQTITLVADATKTTIDSLRSAIETLGDLDPISEDMLIAIAGPMEKHLWMLQAQEA, via the coding sequence ATGGCAACGGCCATCCAAACTCAATTCAAACGTGACATTCTCGACGGCGAAACGAACGAACAGGTGACGTCACTTCTGCAGCAGAACTTGATCAATCTGGTCGACCTCGCGTTGCTCATGAAGCAAGCGCATTGGAACGTCTTTGGTCCAAATTTTCGCAGCATTCACCTGCAGCTTGACGAGATCATTGCAACGGTGCGTGGCGGCAGCGACGAGGTTGCCGAGCGGATTGCAGCGTTGGGCGTCGCCGCAGACGGACGGTCGTGCACCGTTGCCGCCAGCAGTGACCTGGCAGATTACCCGCGCGAATTCGTCGACGTGAAGCAGACGATTACGCTTGTCGCCGACGCGACCAAGACGACCATCGATTCGCTGCGTTCGGCGATCGAAACACTCGGCGACTTGGATCCGATCAGCGAAGACATGCTGATCGCGATTGCCGGCCCGATGGAAAAGCATCTGTGGATGCTGCAGGCGCAAGAGGCCTAA
- a CDS encoding SDR family oxidoreductase — protein sequence MRDDLKTAIVTGGSGAIGGAICRKLAADGFQIVVHYGSNEEAASDVVEQIVSGGGCAIKSTADVTDPERVRELFEAAEDAFDGVDVVVANAGTITKCPVVEMSIDQFDSMVAVNLRGTFLTAFEAAKRIRRNGRLILISSGLAARPMAGTAVYSATKAAIDAMAVSLSKELGERGITVNSVQPGATVPGMFEQSGEEAAEAFAAMSPFGRLGHPDDIAEAVAFLAGDSGRWLTGQIIRVDGGSMN from the coding sequence ATGCGAGATGACTTAAAAACCGCGATCGTCACGGGCGGTTCGGGGGCCATCGGCGGTGCGATTTGCCGAAAATTGGCCGCGGACGGTTTCCAAATCGTGGTTCATTATGGATCCAACGAGGAGGCGGCATCGGACGTTGTCGAGCAAATCGTTTCCGGCGGCGGATGCGCGATCAAGTCAACTGCGGATGTCACGGATCCCGAGCGGGTTCGCGAACTGTTCGAGGCGGCCGAAGATGCCTTCGACGGCGTCGATGTTGTGGTTGCCAACGCGGGGACGATCACCAAGTGCCCCGTCGTCGAGATGTCGATCGATCAATTTGATTCGATGGTCGCCGTCAACCTGCGCGGGACCTTTCTCACGGCGTTTGAAGCTGCCAAGCGGATCAGACGCAACGGACGCCTGATTTTAATTTCGTCCGGATTGGCAGCACGGCCGATGGCGGGCACCGCGGTCTATTCCGCGACGAAGGCCGCGATTGACGCGATGGCCGTTTCGCTTTCCAAAGAACTGGGGGAACGCGGCATCACGGTGAATTCCGTGCAACCAGGCGCGACCGTTCCGGGAATGTTTGAACAAAGCGGCGAGGAGGCGGCCGAAGCATTCGCCGCCATGTCTCCGTTTGGGCGGCTCGGACATCCCGATGACATTGCCGAAGCCGTCGCCTTTCTCGCCGGCGATTCCGGTCGCTGGCTGACCGGCCAGATCATCCGCGTCGATGGCGGATCGATGAATTAG